tcattatttgttgtgtgtctcgagagtcttttagtatttcgatgtgtaattattgctatgtatctgGATGagtcttttcatgtacctagggtATGTCGGGACATGGTTTTTAGCATATATATAAgcgagtcttgtaatcgtttctataaggtgaaagtaaggtgaatatagTAAATTATAAagtccatctcctcccttgaacACTTCTCTTGTGTGAAAAAAGAatctttcaccttcgatagtcttcgatcatcttgaggatcgagacATGCTTCGCGACTCTGAGTTTCAACATAGTCGGCCCGTTCGACGAATTTTCGCCCCAATTAGTCGGTAGTCGGGATGGAAATCGATGGACAAGTTCAATTTAATCTTCCGTTGTCAGGTCATGGCAATCTTTATCAGATTTCGTCCATTACATGACTTTTATAATCAGCCCGTTCAACGAACTTTCGCCCCAAGTTGCCTGTGACTCGGGCTAGAATTCTATGGACGAGATCGAATGGTACGTCGAAAAAATCGTTTGATGCCTCGACATTGCGTGGAGAAAGATTGGCGGTCTGGTCGTGGCTCATGAAGAAGAAAACCATTTTGAGGAGAGCGAGTTGACTTCAAAGTCTTAGAACACGTAATATCAACACTTAAGTTTTCCCTCTTTTactatttctctttttatgaTAACTTGTAAATTAATTGCCCCGTCAGTTTGACTTACACACATATCCTCAGTTTGACATCAAGGCATACGCAGTTTCTTGGAAATTCGCAAAGCTTAGCTACAAACATGTCAAGTCCATTCGATGGTACTTCTGTGCCTCTTGAAGTCCGTTGGGACCAGTCCTTGAGTTGAATCGAATCAGAATCGACATGCAaggaaaaaacaacaacaacaacaataataataataatgataataataataataataataattataacAAGAAGTGTATGGTATTGACCAACAATGAATCGATCTTATAtcattttattcctttttctagTTGTCACGTAATTCTTATATTAGCTGAGAATGATCGAgtatctcttcttctttgtgcATAATTATGTCGTATCTTACAGGAGCTTAGCTCCATCCCAAGCAGTGTCTTAACCGAGAAAGTCCCTCCATGTTAgaattggaaaattcataagaaATCACTTCATGATGCATCAACGTCAAAGCGGAGACCCTACTTTTCTTAGTCTTAAATCACCAAGTTCCATCTTAACTTGTttgaaaaaagatgaaaatataagctaaaaaatgGTAGTATAAACAGTCAAGGGGTTAGAGAACAGTTAGGATTCTtcattccaaattaattttaaaaaaaaccatgaactgTCAATACCACCGGAGGTCATCTTACCCACGTCGAGCAATCCTCGAGTGGAAACTCTCCATACTTTGTCTTACTTTTCAAAGCTCTTCTCCTACAAGAACATCGGCGTCTTCATCACATCCTTCATGCGCCCAACccacccccccctcccccttctctctctctctctctctcaaacaaacacacactTGCGTTTTGCCAAAACCCTTTCCAATGATTCCGCCAGGAATCTCTTTCGATGTTGAAAAGCTCCTCTTTTTGGCTCTCTCCTTTTTTGCCATCATCGTCATGACCATCGGCTATGGCCATGACCTAGTAGCAGTGCAAAGCAGTAACAACGACAATGTCGAAATGATCCCGGTGAATGTCGGGGTGATTCTTGATCTGGAGACGAGGGTGGGTCTAATGGGATTGAGTTGCCTTAACATGTCTCTCTCtgacttttatagtttaaaCCCTTCCTCTAAGACGAGGCTTGCCCTCCACGTTAGAGACTCCAAACAAGATGAGGTTGCTGCCGCTGCTgcgggttctctctctctctctctctctctctctctctctctatatatatactgaCTAGTCATGATGTTCGTCCCGAACTATTTGGTAACACCTGTTTTTGGGTTAAAACTTCTCTTACGtacaaaaaaatgatattgcgaGAAACAATGTCGGGGATATCTAATTTTAATATCTTGATAGGAGACAGCTATTTCATTTACCCCAAATCGAAAATCTCTAATCTATTAAGCATTTTTGCCTCTCTCCTTTTTGACCTTGGAGCCCTGTTGTGGCGAGGCCGGGATGACCTCGCTTGGCACCATTGTGGCTTCGTCGATCTCGAGCAAGGGCCTTCACGGCTGGAGAGTCTCGCTAGTGACTCTCGTTGGCAcaatagaaacaaaaaagagaaaaataaaataaaacagcaaaaataaattttaaaaaaataaaaaaatatcaaagttGGTGTCTTTTGTGCCACATAGGAGATCGATATCCACGTCAGAGATTTTCGGCCAacaggactaaattgacaaattgtcaaaaattttatgggtcaattgacaaaattgaaaggttcatacttgaattgacaaaaacacaacaaatttaggacttttggacaaatttttacgaatatatttcatgagcaaaattttcatctttccttCAAAATAAGAGATTTGGCTCACCCATGTTGGAGTATATGAGATTTTATCACCTTAGGAACATGTGGAATCATGAGTCGAATCATGACGAGTTCTCGTCAAAACATTCAACTTCATAAACATGAGTTGAAGTCCCTATAAGAAACAGGAGAATTGATGACATTTTTCTGGTTAGTAAACTTGTGTTTCAATAATATTAAGGCAATGttattttgtggaaaataacttttgagaaaatgttttcttgattttttggcgtttggttcgtgaaaaataagctaatcaaAGAAAACATGTAAACCATGaaaaaaacactttcaaaagtggagaacatgtcatcctctttttgaaaagagtaaaacatttttcctctctttcctccctCCACACCCacacatttcttttccttttaactacttaaaaaaataatttttttgaaaaactatttTAATGaaatctatttaaaaaaatcgagcttgcttaataatttttatttttttttcttttctttcttctctcgcTGGTCACAGGCAAGGCTTTGACTAGCCCAAGGCCGGTGAGGCAAGGCCCGGCCTTGCTATTGTGCTTAGCCTCTCCTCGCCTAGCCGGATCCGGTGAGGAGAGGCTAAGCTAAGAGTCGGCAAGGCCAAGTCTCACTTGGCCGGCCagatttggtttgattttcgatggcgagctcgagccttgtGGCCTTTCCAATGGCTCGCTTGAGGCTAGCAAGGTCGGCTTTGGGTGCCAGCGAGAAGAAGAAAggacgaaggaaaaaaaatgaaaaagataaaaaaaattacttatttcCAACTTCAAGTGCCGATCTTGCCTTCTTCTTAAACATTGCCTGTCGGTCACGTGTCGGTCGGCTGCCTATTTCAATTGACTTCTGATATGCCTTTCCCAATAGGTATTTCCATTGCCTGACGTACTTTTATTGTTTCACCATCGTTTCTGGTTCTCCGATGCAGCACTTGATTTGATAAAGAACAAGCAAGTCCAAGCCATAATAGGCCCCGAAGGTTCAATGCAAGTAGACTTCATCATTCACCTCGGCAACATATCTCACGTGCCCATCATCTCTTTTTCTGCTACTAGTCCTTCCCTCGGTTGGATTCGGAGCACGTACTTCATTCGTGCCGCGCAGAATGACTCAGCCCAAGTGAATGCCATAAGCGCGATCGTAGAAGCTTTTGGCTGGAAAGAAGCGGTCCTCATATATGTGGACAACGAGTTCGGAGAAGGCATCATACCTTCTCTTATCGATGCTTTGGAAGAAGTCGACACACGAGTGCCCTACGGGAGCCTTATTCATCCTTCGGCCACGGACGATCAAATCCTGCTGGAACTCTACAAGTTAATGACAATGCAAATGAGGGTGTTCATTGTGCACATGTTACCTACCCTCGGTTCTCAGCTATTTGCCAAAGCAAAGGAGGTGGGAATGATGACCGAAGGTTATGTGTGGATCTTGACTACCGGAATCACCGACCTATTGAGTTCTATGGATTCATCCGTTGTCGCTAGTTCAATGCAAGGAGTATTGGGCATCGGGACTTATATTCCGGACACGCCATACCTGGACAACTTCATGGTCCGATGGAAGATGAAATTCCAACAAGACAATCCCTCCATCCTTAAtcctacattgaacatttttggaTATTGGGCTTATGACGCTGTTCGGGCATTGGCAATGGTTGTTGAGGAAATGGGTGCGGCGAATTTTACCTTCCGGATGTTGAAGGCCTCCACAAATGCAACCGATCTTGACACTATTGGGGTCTCTCAAAATGGCCAGAAACTTCTTCAAGGACTAGCCAATACAACATTCATGGGCCTTGCTGGAAATTTTAGCTTAGTTGATGGGCAGCTAGAGTCGTCGGCGTTCCAGATTGTTAATATCAACGGAAATGCAGCAAGAGGGATCGGGTTTTGGACGCTAGAAAGTGGGCTCCTAAGAGATTGGAATTCCTTCAACATAAGCAAATATTCCACTTCAAAGAGTAATCTCCAATCAATAATATGGCCAGGAGATTCGACCTCTATTCCTAAGGGTTGGGAGATTCCCACAAATGGAAAGAGGTTGAAGATCTTAGTTCCCGTGAAGGTTGGTTTTGATGAATTCGTGAAGGTGACTCGAGATCCTAGCACGAACACATCCCAAGTCACTGGTTCTTGTATTGACATCTTTCAAGCCGTCATAGAAAAGTTGCCTTATGCTGTGGCTTACGACCTTATTCCATTTGCCTTGCCTAATGGAAGTAGCGCTGGTTGTTACAATGACATGATTGATCAAGTATTTTACCAGGTGAGCTCATTGCAAGTTATTGATATCATTGGATTACATGTTGACAATTACTATGCTATCATGtggttgacaaaaaaaacatcTACCTTTCTTTTGTTGGAGCAGAACTATGATGTAGTGGTGGGTGATACGATAATCATAGCAAACAGATCATCGTACGTGGATTCCACCTTACCATACACCGAATCGGGTGGTGCAATGCTCGTGCCATACAAGAACGACAAGAGCAAGAATGCTTGGGTTTTCTTGAAGCCACTCACTTGGGACCTTTGGCTAGCAACTGGATGCTTCTTTGCGTTCATAGCATTGGTCGTGTGGATTCCGGAACATCGGATTAACGAAGATTTCAGGGGTCCAGCCACACGTCAAGTTGGCACGAGCTTCTGGTTCTCCTTTTCAACCCTGGTCTTCACACAAAGTAATCACCCTTCACTTTAATAGATAAGTCGAACATTACAATTTGCACATGGTTGTAGGAGAATTTATGTGGTTACCCCTAATTTTATTGCAGGGGAGAGAGTACTTAGCAACCTAGCAAGATTTGTTGTGATCGTGTGGGTTTTTGTGGTACTTATACTAACACAAAGTTATACGGCGAGCTTGAGCTCTCTTTTGGTGGTGCAAAATCTTCAACCAACCGTGATCGATGTGGATCAGCTCCTAAAGAGTGGAGAAAATGTGGGTTATGAGCATGGCTCATTCGTTTATGAAATGCTAAAGCAAATGAAGTTCGATGATTCGAGGCTTATATCTTATCGGTCTCCTGAAGAATGCGATGCGCTTCTTTCCAAAGGAAGTGCAAAGGGTGGGATCGCAGCAGCATTCCATCAAGTTCCCTACATAAAACTTATTCTTGCACAATATTGCAACAAATATACCATGATTCCAGCATTTAAAACTGCGGGAATGGGCTTCGTCTGATCCTCGATCCCTCACTTTTAGCTAAAAGAGAGAAccctcaaaattttcaattattaggttttactttgattgaaaaatctCATGTTCTGCTTCTTTTGGTCTACGGGTTTTCCCCGCAGGGTCCGTCCCGGTACCGGATATTTCACGAGCCATCCTCAACGTGACTCAAGGGCCTGAAATGACGGAAATTGAAAAGGCATGGCTTACATCGAAAACCAACCGCCGGGATTCAAACTCCTCGGTTTCTTCCAACAGCTTGGGTCTTGGCAGGTTTCGGGGCCTATTCTTGATTGCTGGAGCTCTTGCAGTTTCTGCTCTCTTCATCTTCATGGTCATGTTCGTCAAAAGAAAGCGGCATGAAGTAACAAGTTCTTCAGGTTCATCGCGGGAGAAGATCGTTGAATTAGGAAGAAGATTTTACCAAAGAGACCTCGATTCCCATACTTTTAGGAAGGGCGGATTCAGAGATGGAAGTGAGGATGATGGTAGCGATGAGATTGCAGCTGTTGAAACTCTAGAAAACACTCATTTCCATCCGAGTCCGTCGAATGATTCCGGTCAAAACGAAGGCGTTTTGGCTGATGAGCAAGGCATGCCATCTGCTGAACCAGGACTTCTAGCCGTGTAGACCGAGGGTGCCCCGAGAGAGCCATAGACATCAAGCTTATCAATGTAAATTAAGAGAGGTAAATGCCTTAACAACCCCGATACTAAACTTTAATCATCGAATAGTTGAACTTGGTACAGGATGACAATATCTCCCCCCTCATTCTCTTCTCTTGTGAGGACTGCCATTGATACAATATAAACCCATGCGACATTATAAGCACGTATTAGCTTCTCTTACCGTTATTTCGGTTACGTTCTATATCAATGGTCTTCATTCTTTATTGTAATAATAGCCATTTTTCCACTTTGTGAACAATTTTGATTTGGTAACAAATTGGACCGATTACATTCAATTGGCGGAAAAAAACTTAGTTTGCTAATGAAGTATTGTAAAATCAATAATTGATAATGCCGATAATTGATTTTACGAGCTCAATGACTGTCATATCGTTTCGATTATGttaaatatttattatatagTAGGTTTTAAGTGGCCAAGAAAGATGAGAGATTTTCCTTGCTGGA
This genomic interval from Rhodamnia argentea isolate NSW1041297 chromosome 4, ASM2092103v1, whole genome shotgun sequence contains the following:
- the LOC115729093 gene encoding glutamate receptor 2.1-like; this translates as MIPPGISFDVEKLLFLALSFFAIIVMTIGYGHDLVAVQSSNNDNVEMIPVNVGVILDLETRVGLMGLSCLNMSLSDFYSLNPSSKTRLALHVRDSKQDEVAAAAAALDLIKNKQVQAIIGPEGSMQVDFIIHLGNISHVPIISFSATSPSLGWIRSTYFIRAAQNDSAQVNAISAIVEAFGWKEAVLIYVDNEFGEGIIPSLIDALEEVDTRVPYGSLIHPSATDDQILLELYKLMTMQMRVFIVHMLPTLGSQLFAKAKEVGMMTEGYVWILTTGITDLLSSMDSSVVASSMQGVLGIGTYIPDTPYLDNFMVRWKMKFQQDNPSILNPTLNIFGYWAYDAVRALAMVVEEMGAANFTFRMLKASTNATDLDTIGVSQNGQKLLQGLANTTFMGLAGNFSLVDGQLESSAFQIVNINGNAARGIGFWTLESGLLRDWNSFNISKYSTSKSNLQSIIWPGDSTSIPKGWEIPTNGKRLKILVPVKVGFDEFVKVTRDPSTNTSQVTGSCIDIFQAVIEKLPYAVAYDLIPFALPNGSSAGCYNDMIDQVFYQKYDAVVGDTTIVANGSLYVAFTLPYTESGVAMLVPYKHNKSKNAWVFLKPLTWDLWLTTGCFFVFIALVVWILEHRINEDFGGPASHQVGTSFWFSFSTMVFAQRESVLSNLARFVMIVWVFVVLILTQSYTASLSSLLVVQNFQPSVSDVDRLRKSGEKVGYLEASFVHEMLKQMDFNESGLISYKSPEECDVLLSNRSAKGGIAAAFDEVPYIKLILSQYCNKYTVIPTFKTAGFGFVFPKGSPLVPDISRAILNITEGPKMTEIESAWLTSKTNCLDSTTSVSSDSLGLDSFWALFLIAGAAAVLALLIFMVMFVKKNWPEVTSSSGTSWEKIVALGRRFYQRDLNAHTFRKGGFRERRTDDGGNEIGAVVTLENTNFPPRPSSESIQINDVLTDEQGTPSAEQRFLNRVDEGCPELAISVELTNVNREMYIPRQP